In Streptomyces hawaiiensis, one genomic interval encodes:
- a CDS encoding NADPH:quinone oxidoreductase family protein, which translates to MQAWQVHENGEPGEVMRLQDVEPPTPGDGQVLLKVRAANINFPDALLCRGQYQVRPPLPFTPGVEICGETQDGRRVIANPALPHGGFAEYAVADAAALLPAPEALDDAEAAALHIGYQTGWFGLHRRAGLEAGETLLVHAAAGGVGSAAVQLGKAAGATVIGVVGGSGKAAVARELGCDVVIDRRSEDVVAAVKEATGGRGADVIYDPVGGEAYTQSAKTVAFEGRIVVVGFASGTIPSPGLNHALVKNYSILGLHWGLYNTKNPKLVQRCHEQLTELAARGAIKPLVSERVPLGSAAAAVQKVADGLTTGRVAVVMEEAA; encoded by the coding sequence ATGCAGGCATGGCAAGTGCACGAGAACGGCGAGCCGGGCGAGGTGATGCGGCTCCAGGACGTGGAGCCGCCCACGCCCGGTGACGGCCAGGTCCTGCTCAAGGTGCGTGCGGCCAACATCAACTTCCCGGACGCCCTGCTGTGCCGCGGCCAGTACCAGGTCAGGCCGCCGCTGCCGTTCACGCCGGGCGTGGAGATCTGCGGCGAGACCCAGGACGGCCGCCGGGTGATCGCCAACCCGGCGCTGCCCCACGGCGGCTTCGCCGAGTACGCCGTCGCGGACGCCGCCGCCCTGCTGCCCGCGCCGGAGGCCCTCGACGACGCCGAAGCCGCCGCCCTGCACATCGGCTACCAGACCGGCTGGTTCGGTCTGCACCGCCGGGCCGGTCTGGAGGCCGGCGAGACCCTGCTCGTCCACGCTGCCGCAGGAGGGGTCGGCAGCGCGGCCGTGCAGCTCGGGAAGGCCGCCGGCGCCACCGTCATCGGTGTCGTCGGCGGCTCAGGGAAGGCGGCCGTCGCCCGCGAGCTGGGCTGCGACGTCGTGATCGACCGGCGCTCCGAGGACGTCGTCGCCGCCGTCAAGGAGGCCACCGGCGGCCGGGGCGCCGACGTGATCTACGACCCGGTCGGCGGCGAGGCCTACACCCAGTCCGCCAAGACCGTCGCCTTCGAGGGACGCATCGTCGTCGTCGGCTTCGCCAGCGGCACGATCCCCAGCCCGGGTCTGAACCACGCCCTGGTGAAGAACTACTCGATCCTCGGCCTGCACTGGGGCCTGTACAACACCAAGAACCCCAAGCTGGTCCAGCGCTGCCACGAGCAGCTCACCGAGCTGGCCGCCCGGGGTGCGATCAAGCCGCTGGTGAGCGAACGCGTGCCGCTCGGCTCGGCGGCCGCCGCAGTGCAGAAGGTGGCGGACGGTCTGACCACCGGCCGGGTCGCGGTCGTCATGGAGGAGGCAGCATGA
- a CDS encoding helix-turn-helix domain-containing protein: MTTDEVLAGVGPRLRQMRKDREVTLAALSETTGISVSTLSRLESGLRKPSLELLLPIARAHQVALDELVGTPPTGDPRVRSKPIVMGGRTHWPLTRQPGGLQAYKVLEPQRRQEPEPRTHEGYEWLYVLSGRLRLVLGEHDVVLTAGEAAEFDTRVPHWFGSTGEGPVEFLSLFGPQGERMHVRARPKGA; encoded by the coding sequence ATGACGACGGACGAGGTACTCGCGGGCGTGGGCCCCCGGCTGCGGCAGATGCGCAAGGACCGGGAGGTGACCCTGGCGGCGCTCTCCGAGACCACCGGCATCTCCGTCAGCACCCTCTCGCGGCTGGAGTCCGGCCTGCGTAAACCCAGTCTGGAACTGCTGCTGCCGATCGCGCGCGCCCACCAGGTGGCGCTGGACGAGCTGGTCGGCACCCCGCCGACCGGTGATCCGCGTGTGCGCTCCAAGCCGATCGTGATGGGCGGCCGCACCCACTGGCCGCTCACCCGCCAGCCCGGCGGCCTGCAGGCCTACAAGGTCCTGGAGCCGCAGCGCAGACAGGAACCGGAACCGCGCACGCACGAGGGCTACGAGTGGCTGTACGTGCTGTCCGGGAGGCTGCGCCTGGTGCTGGGTGAGCACGATGTGGTGCTCACGGCGGGGGAGGCCGCCGAGTTCGACACCCGGGTGCCGCACTGGTTCGGGTCGACGGGGGAGGGGCCCGTGGAGTTCCTCAGCCTGTTCGGGCCGCAGGGTGAGCGGATGCATGTGCGGGCCCGGCCGAAGGGGGCATGA
- a CDS encoding NAD(P)/FAD-dependent oxidoreductase yields the protein MTDTCAVVVIGGGAAGLSAGLVLGRARHRTLVVDAGEPRNAPAAHMQGYLSRDGMPPAEFLAVGREEIARYGVELVRDRVVEVERDEDFTVVLAGGRTVRARRLVVATGLKDELPAVAGVAERFGRDVLHCPFCHGWEVRDQPFGVLASSPASVHQALIVSQWSKDVRFFLHTVAEEELSDQDLRRLAAAGVDVVPGEVAGLVTEDDRLTGVRLADGTTHLRSVLFVGPRPVPQTGLLERLGAELHETPFGAYPVVDPTGLTTVPGVWAAGNAVGFTEQVVHAASGGYRAASAIVGDLLMTDLDAAAQV from the coding sequence ATGACCGACACATGCGCAGTGGTCGTCATCGGCGGGGGCGCGGCGGGCCTGTCCGCCGGACTGGTGCTGGGGCGGGCCCGGCACCGCACGCTGGTGGTCGACGCGGGCGAGCCGCGCAACGCGCCCGCCGCACACATGCAGGGCTATCTGTCGCGGGACGGCATGCCGCCCGCCGAGTTCCTGGCCGTCGGCCGGGAGGAGATCGCGCGCTACGGCGTGGAGCTCGTGCGGGACCGGGTGGTGGAGGTGGAGAGGGACGAGGACTTCACCGTGGTGCTGGCCGGTGGCCGGACGGTGCGGGCGCGGCGGCTGGTCGTCGCGACGGGGCTGAAGGACGAGCTGCCGGCGGTCGCCGGGGTCGCCGAGCGGTTCGGCCGGGACGTGCTGCACTGCCCGTTCTGCCACGGCTGGGAGGTGCGCGACCAGCCGTTCGGGGTGCTGGCGTCGAGCCCGGCGAGCGTGCACCAGGCGCTGATCGTGTCCCAGTGGTCGAAGGACGTGCGGTTCTTCCTGCACACGGTCGCCGAGGAGGAGCTGTCCGACCAGGACCTGCGCCGGCTCGCCGCGGCCGGGGTGGACGTGGTGCCCGGCGAGGTCGCGGGGCTGGTGACCGAGGACGACCGGCTCACCGGTGTCCGGCTCGCCGACGGTACGACGCACCTCCGTTCCGTGCTGTTCGTCGGCCCGCGCCCCGTTCCGCAGACCGGCCTGCTGGAGCGGCTCGGCGCCGAGCTGCACGAGACGCCGTTCGGCGCGTACCCGGTCGTCGACCCGACCGGACTGACGACCGTCCCGGGCGTGTGGGCCGCGGGCAACGCGGTCGGCTTCACCGAGCAGGTCGTGCACGCGGCGAG